In one Pseudomonas sp. 31-12 genomic region, the following are encoded:
- a CDS encoding AsmA family protein codes for MTRTRKIVTWTFASLIVLLAVLVLIIVFFDWNRIKPPLNAKVSEELHRPFAINGNLAVVWQREPDEGGWRAWVPWPHVVAEDLSLGNPDWSKKPQMVTLKRVELRISPLALLAQRVVIPRIDLTEPNADLQRLADGRANWTFKFDPKDPEAEPSSWVVDIGAIGFDKGHVTLDDQNLKTQLDVLIDPLGKPIPFSDIVGDKAAKTAQEKGAAPQDYAFALKVKGQYHDQKLAGEGKIGGLLALQDAARPFPLQAQVKIADTSVELAGTLTDPLNLGALDLRLKLAGTSLANLYPLTGVTLPDTPPYATDGHLIAKLHEPGGAVFRYEEFNGKIGESDIHGSLAYVASQPRPKLSGSLVSNQLLFADLAPLIGADSNAKQKARGGESKQPTDKVLPVEEFKTERWRDMDADVEFTGKRIVHSEKLPFKDLYTHLVLTDGVLSLEPLRFGVAGGTLDAQIRLNGRTEPLEGRAKLTARKFKLKQLFPTFEPMKTSFGELNGDADITGRGNSVAKLLGSADGNLKMLINDGAISRELMELAGLNVGNYVVGKIFGDKEVKINCAAADFDIKTGLATTRLFVFDTENAIIYIDGTANMATEQLDLTITPESKGWRLISLRSPLYVRGKFIKPDAGVKAVPLILRGAGMVALGVIAAPAAGLLALVAPSGGEPNQCAPLLEQMKAGKAPVTVKPTK; via the coding sequence ATGACGCGCACTCGTAAAATTGTTACCTGGACCTTCGCCAGCCTGATTGTCTTGCTGGCGGTATTGGTTCTGATCATCGTGTTCTTCGATTGGAACCGGATCAAACCGCCCCTTAACGCCAAAGTCTCCGAAGAGCTGCATCGCCCGTTCGCCATCAATGGCAACCTTGCGGTGGTCTGGCAGCGCGAGCCCGACGAGGGCGGTTGGCGGGCCTGGGTGCCGTGGCCGCACGTGGTGGCCGAAGACTTGAGTCTGGGCAACCCGGACTGGTCTAAGAAGCCGCAGATGGTCACCCTCAAGCGCGTCGAACTGCGCATTTCGCCTTTGGCTCTGCTGGCGCAGCGGGTGGTCATCCCGCGTATCGACCTGACTGAGCCAAATGCAGACCTGCAACGCCTCGCCGATGGCCGCGCGAACTGGACGTTCAAATTCGATCCGAAAGACCCGGAAGCCGAACCTTCCAGCTGGGTGGTGGACATCGGTGCCATCGGCTTCGACAAGGGCCACGTCACTCTTGACGACCAGAACCTCAAGACGCAGCTCGATGTGTTGATCGATCCGCTGGGCAAACCGATTCCGTTCAGCGATATCGTCGGTGACAAAGCCGCAAAAACTGCGCAGGAAAAAGGCGCAGCCCCGCAGGATTACGCGTTCGCGCTAAAGGTCAAAGGCCAGTACCACGATCAGAAACTCGCGGGCGAAGGCAAGATCGGCGGGTTGCTGGCGTTGCAGGATGCGGCCAGGCCGTTCCCGCTTCAGGCGCAAGTGAAGATCGCCGATACCAGCGTCGAACTGGCCGGCACACTGACCGATCCGCTGAACCTCGGTGCCCTGGACTTGCGCCTGAAACTGGCGGGCACCAGCTTGGCCAATCTCTATCCGCTGACCGGTGTGACGCTGCCGGATACGCCGCCGTACGCGACCGATGGGCATTTGATCGCCAAGCTGCATGAGCCCGGTGGTGCGGTGTTCCGCTATGAAGAATTCAACGGCAAGATCGGCGAGAGCGACATCCATGGCAGCCTGGCCTATGTCGCCAGCCAGCCACGACCGAAACTCAGTGGCTCGCTGGTTTCCAATCAACTGCTGTTCGCCGACTTGGCACCGCTGATCGGCGCCGACTCCAATGCCAAGCAAAAGGCCCGTGGTGGCGAAAGCAAGCAGCCGACGGACAAGGTGTTGCCGGTCGAGGAGTTCAAGACCGAGCGCTGGCGCGACATGGACGCCGATGTCGAATTCACCGGCAAGCGCATCGTCCACAGCGAAAAACTGCCGTTCAAGGACCTCTACACGCACCTGGTGCTGACCGACGGTGTTCTGAGCCTCGAACCCCTGCGATTCGGCGTGGCGGGCGGCACCCTGGATGCACAGATTCGCCTCAATGGCCGCACGGAACCGTTGGAAGGCCGGGCCAAGCTGACCGCGCGCAAGTTCAAGCTCAAGCAACTGTTCCCGACCTTTGAGCCAATGAAAACCAGTTTCGGCGAGCTCAATGGCGATGCCGACATCACCGGCCGTGGCAACTCGGTGGCCAAGCTGTTGGGCAGTGCCGATGGAAATCTGAAAATGCTGATCAACGATGGCGCCATCAGTCGCGAGTTGATGGAACTGGCGGGGCTGAACGTCGGCAACTACGTGGTGGGCAAAATCTTTGGCGACAAGGAAGTGAAGATTAATTGCGCGGCGGCTGACTTCGACATCAAGACCGGTTTGGCCACCACTCGCCTGTTTGTCTTCGATACCGAGAACGCGATCATCTATATCGATGGCACCGCGAACATGGCGACGGAGCAACTGGACCTGACCATTACTCCGGAATCCAAAGGCTGGCGGCTAATTTCGTTGCGGTCGCCGCTGTATGTGCGAGGCAAGTTCATCAAGCCGGATGCGGGTGTGAAGGCGGTGCCACTGATTCTGCGTGGCGCGGGGATGGTTGCGCTGGGTGTGATTGCCGCGCCGGCGGCGGGGTTGCTGGCGTTGGTGGCACCGAGTGGCGGTGAGCCTAATCAGTGCGCGCCGCTGCTGGAGCAGATGAAGGCGGGTAAGGCGCCGGTGACCGTCAAGCCTACAAAATAG